A segment of the Paracoccus suum genome:
GACCCTGTCGCCCGGACATGCCTTTGCCGTTCCCGAAAACCTGTTCGCCAAGATCACCGATGAGCAGCGCGAGGAATGGCAGGAGCGGTTCAAGGGCGTGCGGGACTAGCGACGCATCGGGGAGGGTGCGCGGTCCTGCGATCTGCTGCCCGACATCAAGTGGAGTGTAGCGAATGACGGGCGAGATTGACCTCAAGGCGAAGCTGGCGTCCTTTGATGATCATTGGTCGCCGCGCACCGTGGCCAGCTTCAACGGTTACGATGTCATGGTGGTCAAGGTTCAGGGCGAGTTCCGCTGGCACTCGCATCCCGACACGGATGATCTGTTCCTTGTCCTGAAAGGTGCGATTGACATCCGGTTGCGGGACCGGACCGTGACGTTGCAACAAGGCCAGATGTTCGTCGTGCCCAAAGGGGTCGAGCATTGCCCCTTTGCGCGGGAAGAGGCGCATCTGTTGCTGATCGAGCCGACCGGAACGCCCAACACCGGCGATGCCGTCACCGCCGCGACGCGCAAGGTGCTGTAAGGCGGCGCGGCCGGCAGCCCCTGCCGCCGCCCGCAAGAATGTCCTAAGCACAAACAATTACCTAGACGCGAGGCCCAATGACCCACTGCATCCTGATAGGCGCCCCTGTGGACGAGGGGCAAAAGCGCGCCGGCTGCCTGATGGGACCGGCGGCCTACCGCGTCGCGGGCCTTGCGCGCACACTGTCCGAACTGGGCCACACGGTCGAGGATCGCGGGGATGTCGCGCCTGCCGCCGGGCGCGGCGAGGTCTGCGACAATCCCGCCGTCCATCACCTGCCCGAGATGATCGCCTGGACCGAGGCGCTGGGCGCGGCGGCGAAATCCGCCATGACAGCCGGCATGCCGATCTTTCTGGGGGGCGATCATGCGCTGTCGCTCGGGACCGTCTCTGGCGTCGCTGCCCATGCCGCGGCGGCCCAGCGGCCGCTGTTCGTGCTGTGGCTCGACGCCCATTCCGACATCCATTCGCTGATGAGCACCCGGTCGGGCAACATCCACGGCTGCCCGGTCGGCTACCTGTCCGGTCGCGACGGGTTCGAGCCGATGCCTGCCTTTCCAGCGCCGGTGCCGGGCGCCCAGATCTGCATGTTCGGCATCCGCAGCGTCGATCCGGCGGAACATGCCGCGCTTTCCGCCTCCGAGATCGAGGTCAATGACATGCGCGTGCTGGACGAGCATGGCATCGTCGCGCCGCTGCGCGGCTTCCTCGACCGGGTGCGCGCGGCCGACGGTCTGCTGCATGTCTCGCTCGACGTCGATTTCCTCGACCCCTCGATTGCACCGGCGGTCGGCACCACCGTGCCCGGCGGCGCCACCTTCCGCGAGGCGCATCTGGTCATGGAGATGCTGCACGAGAGCGGCCTTGTCACTTCGCTCGACCTTGTCGAGCTGAACCCGTTCCTCGACGACCGGGGTCAGACCGCGCGGCTGATGGTCGATCTGGTCGGCAGCCTGATGGGCCGCAAGGTCTTTGACCGCCCGACCCGCGCCAAGTGAGCCTTGCCCGGCCCCGGCTGGCGCACTAGTCAGGGCGCCACGCGGGCGTGGCGGAATGGTAGACGCATGGGACTTAAAAAGTCTTTTTTCTACCATGCTGCAAAATAGTTTGCGGAAGAGAATTGAATGGTTTTTCAATGCGCTATGAGCGCAGGGTAAGGAAGGCGAAAAAAGGCTGATTTCGTTCTAGGTGCTGCGTAGGAGCAGAGATCAAGGGCGAGAATCGGCGGCAAAGGGCGGACGTGGCGAAATCGGTAGACGCAGCAGACTTTAGAATTGGAGTGCCCGCGGGGAAATCCGCGGAGTAGAACCGCTCAAAGTCGGGGAACGCTAAAGGGCATCTGCCCTAAGCCAATCCCGAGCCAAGCCCCTCTTCGGGGAAGGTGTAGAGACTGGACGGGCGGCGCCTAAAGCCTTCGGGCCATGGCGAAGGGACAGTCCAGACCACGAACGCCATAAGGCGGCGGCGAAAGTCGAAGTGGTACGAAAATCTGCTTCTCTGTGAGAGTACGGGTTCGAGTCCCGTCGTCCGCACCATTATCCAGCGTCACAGGGTGCCGCTGGAATCCAAGCATTAAGCGGTGGCGGATGATCTTGCATCATAAGATCGTGTTCGGTGAGTCCGAGTCCAAAATATCGTGCGCGCCATTTGATCTTCGAACTATGAACACTACAGCCGCTGTTCCGAAGATCGAAGTGGAACGGGCGTTAACGTTTTCGATCCTCACCCTGTGATGCAGTTCACCTAGCAACGCACCTCAAACCCCGAAATAAAATCCGCTTATGCAGCTTGCGGACGGTCCCTCTCGAATTCCTATGCAGCAGCATCCTAGAAATAGCTGCGCACTGGAGCGCCGAGGGAGCGTTCATCGCAAATGGCTGGAAATAGTAGGGTCCGGAAGAATCAGAACGAGGCGCCGCGCCCTCAGAAAGAGCCAGGGAATGGTGGGCTTGGCTTGCTGCTTGTCCTGGCGATTACCGCGATCGGCGTTGGGTATGTCGGCTACCCGCTGTCCCTCGTCTTCGGCCTGATCTAACGAACGATCCAGGCGTGTTATGCGGTTAGACGAGCAGTCGCGAGAGCACATTGGGCGCTATGGCATCAAGCTGGTCGTCGCTGCGGCAATCGCCTACATTCTGAAGAGCGAGAACTTCCTTGCCACATTCGCGCTGTGGACCGGCATATACGGCGTAATGGCCGTCGCTTACGCAGTTCATCGCGGCGAACGATTCGGCAAGACCAGGTTCACCTATTGGGATGAGGCTCTATGGTTGGCGGCGACGGCGTTGGGTCTCTACATTTTCAGTGGCCATCAGTTGGCCGTCTGATCGGCCGCTTCTGTTGGTTCAAAGAAACCGTGCGGATGCGTCGCCAACGCCTGACAACTCGACCTTCAGTTCCTGACCAGGAAGGATTTGCAGCAGCATCGGGATGATCGATCCGGTTGCTACGATATCGCCGGCGCTGAGATAATTGCCTCTGGCGATCAGGTCATTCACGAGCCAGAGCGCAGAGTTGATCGGATCAACCAGCCCCTCTCCCGATGCCGACTGAAACACTGGAACGTTGTTGATCGACGCTCGCATGTCGATTCTGTCCATGGCCTCCAGGCCTGTTGGCTCATGATATTTGTCGACGATCGTCGAAACATGGAACGCATAGTCAGCAATGGCGGCCAGGTGTGGTTGCCCAGTCAGGTGACCACGTCGCCCGACAAGACCGATAGCCGGTTGGTAGCTCAGGATCGCCTTGCAAAATTGATCGCGAGTGATGGGCCAATGGTCCGCCCCCAAGGGACCGCCTATCGTAAAGACGATTTCGCATTGTGCCCCGATGAAGCCTTGGGGAAGCCGGAACGGCCCGTGGGAGTCCTGAAGAACTGTTCCGACAGGGATCGGGCAGTAGATGGGACTGGCAAGGCCAAGCGTGCCGCGGATGGCGGGGCAAGTGCCTATCAGGGCGTAGCCTACCGCGTCATTGGCGAAGGCCGCGATTGCTGCTGACTGCACCGCCCAGGCGTCATCCTCGCTTCGAAGCAGATCGAACGGGATATCTGAGGTAATTCCCTGCCGACGGTTTTGGCAAAGCAAGTTAGCGAGATAGTCGAGATTCTGGTCAATCATAGAAGCACACTCCCGCGCGAGAGAGGGCGCAAAGTCGTGCTCAGTCAAATAAAAATCCGACTATATAAGTACGTATATTTTTGTCAGGGCTTTTTCTTATGAAAATACTATCGCAGCGCGGCTGAGCTCCCGTCGAAATAATATGCGGCTCTATCTAGCTTGAGGGTCCCACCAAACCGGAAGGACCTGAAGGTATGAAGCCGCTTAAACCGTCCCTCGCACCCGCCGCTACGGCCACGGCCGAGGCCGGTCGTCCAACAAGACCGGGGTCGGAGCGTCGGAAGACGCTTTGCCGGAGCGCGGTTGGCGCGGTCGCGATTATGGCCGGTTCGATGATGGGTCTTGGCCAGGCAGCGGCGGAACCCCTGAGCGCGCCGAGCTTTGGTGGCCCTCTGCGCCCGAACCCCGATCCGATGAGCATGGATGCGGGCCTGTTTGGTCGCCTTCATATCACCGGCCAGCTCACAGGCATCGGGAATGCGCAGACGAACGGCATTCCCGGCGTCGATCCGCGAACGACAGATCCCCTCGTCGATATCGGCAATGCCCAAATTCAGGTGCAGACAACCGGGGCGCCTTTGACGTTCTTCGTCCAGGGCGGTGTCTACTCGCTGCCTTCTTTGGGCTCGGCCTACACCCGCGCAACCGACGTCACCGATCAGTTGTACGGGCCGGTGCCGGTTGCTTATGGCAAGCTCGAGCTGTCGCCGAATTTCTCGGTGCAGGCGGGTTTGCTGCCGACGTTGATCGGCGCGGAATCGACCTTCACCTTCCAGAATATGAATATCGCGCGCGGCCTGCTCTGGAACCAGGAGCCGGCGATCAGCCGCGGTGTTCAGGTGAACTATAGCAATGGACCGGTCAACGCCTCGGTGTCGGTCAATGATGGTTTCTACTCAGGGGATTACAACTGGGTATCCGGTCTCGTGTCTTATGCGGCGACGCCGTCGAGCACGATCACGCTTGTCGCCGCAGACAACTTTGCAGAGTCCGGCAAGACCGGCGCCGCGACGCCACTGGCGCAGAACAACAGCAGCATCTTCAATGTGATCTACACCTATGTCGACGGCCCGCTGACGCTCCAGCCCTACCTGCAATACACAACGGTCCGCTCGAACAGGGACATCGGTATTGATCGCTCGGCCGAAACATTCGGCGGAGCGCTGCTGGCTCGCTATGCCATCAATGAGAATTTCTCGATCGCTGGACGTGCCGAGTACATCGCTTCAAGCGGAGGAGATTGCGGCGTCGCCGCAGACTGCGCCCCCACCAATCTGCTCTACGGGCCGAAAAGCAGGGCGTGGTCGCTGACGGTGACGCCGACCTACCAGCGCGGGATCTTCTTCGCGCGTACCGAGCTTTCGTACACCCGCATCGATCGGGTCACCGAAGGCTACGGCTTTGGGTCCAACTTCGACAAGCGCGACCAGGTACGCGGGATGTTTGAGGCCGGGGTGCTTTTCTAGGACGGGCGCGGGCGGAAATGCGGAGCCACCGGCTCCGCAAACGCACTGCGAGCTCAGGTGAAACATGGGTTTGGAACAGATCATATCGAAATTGGAGGCTCCTCAAGCCACAGCGACTGTGTATCCGGTCCTGCCCGTTCTCTGGGTCTATCGGAACTATGATGATCGCTGGACTGTGCATCTTGAAGGTGAAGACTCCGAATGGTGCCACCCGACGCGCAATGATGCGGTCGGTGCGGCAAGGCTGATAGGCGAGAGCTACGGCTGCTACCGCCTCTATCTTCAACTGACAGACGGTCGCTTCTGCCTGGAGATGATGAACCTCAGTCGGCGGCGCGAGCCGCGTCAGATGGGGAGCGAGGGCGAAAATTGAGCCGGGCTGTACCAAGCAAGCGCCAAGTCTCCCGACACGTCTTCCGCTGCGCCGTGGAGATCATCGCTCTGGTGGTGATCGCCGGTTGCGCTGTTCTTGCTGCCGCAGGCCCCAGCATCTACCTAATGTTCAGAAATGGCGGCTGAATGCAGATTTTCGGGCCGTCCTGCTCACCCCAGGTTGCCACGACCAAAACCGAGGTTCAGCAAACGCGAGCGACGCCGTAGATCGGAATACCTGCTTCTGATGTTTGCTGCGAGCTGTGCCGCGGTGCAGGTCGTCGCCATAGTTTTTCTGAGAGCGGAATGACACGCCCTGCGGCTCCAGATCTCCAAGCCGACGATCCAAGGCCGGGTATCGGTGAAAGCCGTCTGGCTGCGCTGCCAGGCCTGAGGACGCAGTTGGTGATGGCTCGGGTCCTCAAGGAGCACCACATCTGGCTGGCTGTGAGGATTATCGAGGAGCGCGAAGATCAGTCGCAGTTTCGACGGCACCGCCGGCTCCGTGATCTGCTCGAAGCAAATGCCTTGCTTGAAGCGGTTCTCGAACTCGGAGCGCATCTGCAACCAACGCGGCATCCTTGGTCGATGGGCCGCTCGGGAGATCGTTGGCGATGTCGCGTGGCGTGGAGCGATCGAGGCAATTTACGCAGGTGCGTGGGCCGACACGACGATCTGGCCGCTGCCATGCTGATCGCATTGCTGGGCTCCCTCGATCGTCGCCAGCGCCGACCAAAAGAACTCTCGAAACGTGGAGAAGAGGCAGCATGAAACCCAGTGGCGACCCTCCGTTATTCGGCGGTCTGATGACCGCACTTGTCACCCCGTACAGGGGTGAGGCTATCGCTTTCGACGCCTTGGCGGAACTCGCCAACTGGCAGATCGACCAGGGCGTACAGGGGCTTGTCGCCTGCGGCACTACGGGCGAGGCGCCGACCCTGTCTCATCCGGAATGGGCGGCGGTGATCCGCTTGTGCGTCGAGGTCTCCAATGGCCGTGTGCCGGTGATCGCCGGCTCGGGCACCAACGACACCCGGCGTACCGTGGAGTTGACCCGCGAGGCGGCTCGCCTTGGCGCGGATGGTGCTTTGGTCGTCACGCCTTACTATAGTCGGCCGAGCCAAGAGGGCCTGTTCCGGCATTTCGAGAGCGTCGCGCAAGCTGCCGAGCTGCCGATCATCATCTATAACGTGCCTTCCCGGACGGCCGTCGATATCAGGATCGAAACGCTCGACCGCCTTGCGCACCTGCCCGGTCTTGTCGGCGTCAAGGACGCAAGCGGAGATCCGACGCGGGCTAGCACGATGGCCGTCCGATTCGGCGATCGTTTCACGCAGCTTTCCGGCCATGACCGATCCATGCTGGCTTTCATGGCGACTGGCGGCGACGGCGCCATTTCGGTCGTGTCGAACGTCGCCCCGATGCTGACAGCGGCGATGATCGGCGCGGTGCGGAAGAGTGCCTATCTGGAAGCTCGGCGCATCAACGCCCATCTTTTCCCGCTGATCGAGGCGCTGGAGCTTGAAAGCAACCCATGCCCGGTCAAGTTCGCGTTGCATTGCGCGCGCGGATACTCGCCCGCCGTCCGCCTTCCGCTGGTCGAGGTCACTGAAGGCACCGCAGCAAGAATACGCGCTGCCGTGGCGGAGATCGACTCCTTGGAGATCGATACGTCTTTGGTCGCCGAGAGGTCTCTCGTCCCCCTCTCGGCCTGATCGGACCGCCCTTATAAGAACAGCATGATGCTGCTGTGTTCTCCAATGAAAATACTATGAAATCCGGCTATCCGTGAAATGGAGAACAAATCCCGACATCTTTAAATTCAACGTATCGGCAAAAGGCATCATTTGACTCGACGAGTGGAAGGGCCTGCCGATACCCAGAAAGGATGTCTGCGATGTACCCTCGTGGTTACTATTTCTATGCGATGCAACAACAGAACAAGGCCAACCCTGGGCGGACGGATGGCGAAGCCAAGGTTGCCGTGCGCTCGGATGAGCCGATGGCCGACGTTGGGATGTTCCTGCGGCTCGGAGTCGTGATGGCCCTCGTGATTGCGGCCGTCGCCACAGTCACCGCGTTGGCTGGCTAGCGCGCCAACGACGTCCACAGCTCACTCTTCAACGAACAATCAGGATCATCCACCATGGCAAGCGCCATTCAGCCGAAAGAGCCTCCCCAACCTCTGAACCATTTTTTTGTCGGCCAGGACAACCGAGGATGCTGGACCGTCCGCGATGAGCGTAACCTCGTCGGCGGCTGCTTTGTCAGCAAGGATGCGGCGATTCACTTCGCCCGTCATGAAACCAATAACGCGCCGGGGGCTGTGATCTGCATGGCCGAAAGCCAGCGCCTGAGCCTTGACCCGCTGTTTGGACGCCGGGCCGCCGCCTAGCCGGTTGCCATCGATCCGACAGAGCCGCGTCACACTCGCTGAATTTATCGCGACGATGGCGATGCGAAAGTAACTCTCCCAGTTAAGATAAGCAAAGCTCGCCGCCTCTACCGAGTCGGCGGGCTTTTTGCTTGCCAATGGGCGGTTTGGCAGAAATTCCTATGGAATTTTTATGCAAGCCGCCGAAATAACTATTGGATTCCTATTTTTTGAGGCCCCGTCCTCTCTCGAACCTATATGCGGTTCGCGTCCATATTTCCGCCAAATTCCTCCTCCGGCACCCGTGCGTACGCAAGGGCGCGCTGGAAGAATTCAACCTGTGACCGGTCAGGACGATCCATCCTGGGCGGCCATTTGTACCAACAGCGGCGCCGGAGGCGAAAGCAATGGATGTTCTTGTACTAGCGATAGGGTTCGGATTCTTCGCCTTGATGTTTGGATACATCAAGCTTTGCGAAAAGCTCTGACCCAGGAGGCGGCAACATGATCTTGGAATATTTCCTTGGGGCAGCAGTCGCGGTGTTTATCACCGGCTACCTGCTTTACGCCCTCGCTCGTCCCGAGCGGTTCTGATCAAGGCAACAGCTCGGAAAGAAACGACCGATGACAATAAATGGATGGATACAGATCCTAGTCTTTCTCGGGATCGTCATCGCGCTGGTGAAGCCGCTCGGCGGCTACATCACGCGTGTCATGAACGGCGAGAGGACCTTCCTTTCGCCGGTTCTGGGACCCGTGGAACGCGGCCTCTATGGCATGGCCGGAACCAGTGAGAAGGAAGAGCAGCACTGGACGACCTATCTGGGCGCCATGCTGCTGTTCAACCTGGCCGGTTTCGCACTGCTTTATCTCTTGCAGCGCATCCAGGGCGGTTTGCCCTTCAATCCAGCCGGAATGGGCGCTGTAAGCGCGGATTCGTCGTTCAACACGGCGGTC
Coding sequences within it:
- a CDS encoding cupin domain-containing protein, whose protein sequence is MTGEIDLKAKLASFDDHWSPRTVASFNGYDVMVVKVQGEFRWHSHPDTDDLFLVLKGAIDIRLRDRTVTLQQGQMFVVPKGVEHCPFAREEAHLLLIEPTGTPNTGDAVTAATRKVL
- the rocF gene encoding arginase → MTHCILIGAPVDEGQKRAGCLMGPAAYRVAGLARTLSELGHTVEDRGDVAPAAGRGEVCDNPAVHHLPEMIAWTEALGAAAKSAMTAGMPIFLGGDHALSLGTVSGVAAHAAAAQRPLFVLWLDAHSDIHSLMSTRSGNIHGCPVGYLSGRDGFEPMPAFPAPVPGAQICMFGIRSVDPAEHAALSASEIEVNDMRVLDEHGIVAPLRGFLDRVRAADGLLHVSLDVDFLDPSIAPAVGTTVPGGATFREAHLVMEMLHESGLVTSLDLVELNPFLDDRGQTARLMVDLVGSLMGRKVFDRPTRAK
- a CDS encoding 2-keto-4-pentenoate hydratase; protein product: MIDQNLDYLANLLCQNRRQGITSDIPFDLLRSEDDAWAVQSAAIAAFANDAVGYALIGTCPAIRGTLGLASPIYCPIPVGTVLQDSHGPFRLPQGFIGAQCEIVFTIGGPLGADHWPITRDQFCKAILSYQPAIGLVGRRGHLTGQPHLAAIADYAFHVSTIVDKYHEPTGLEAMDRIDMRASINNVPVFQSASGEGLVDPINSALWLVNDLIARGNYLSAGDIVATGSIIPMLLQILPGQELKVELSGVGDASARFL
- a CDS encoding porin, coding for MKPLKPSLAPAATATAEAGRPTRPGSERRKTLCRSAVGAVAIMAGSMMGLGQAAAEPLSAPSFGGPLRPNPDPMSMDAGLFGRLHITGQLTGIGNAQTNGIPGVDPRTTDPLVDIGNAQIQVQTTGAPLTFFVQGGVYSLPSLGSAYTRATDVTDQLYGPVPVAYGKLELSPNFSVQAGLLPTLIGAESTFTFQNMNIARGLLWNQEPAISRGVQVNYSNGPVNASVSVNDGFYSGDYNWVSGLVSYAATPSSTITLVAADNFAESGKTGAATPLAQNNSSIFNVIYTYVDGPLTLQPYLQYTTVRSNRDIGIDRSAETFGGALLARYAINENFSIAGRAEYIASSGGDCGVAADCAPTNLLYGPKSRAWSLTVTPTYQRGIFFARTELSYTRIDRVTEGYGFGSNFDKRDQVRGMFEAGVLF
- the dapA gene encoding 4-hydroxy-tetrahydrodipicolinate synthase, which translates into the protein MKPSGDPPLFGGLMTALVTPYRGEAIAFDALAELANWQIDQGVQGLVACGTTGEAPTLSHPEWAAVIRLCVEVSNGRVPVIAGSGTNDTRRTVELTREAARLGADGALVVTPYYSRPSQEGLFRHFESVAQAAELPIIIYNVPSRTAVDIRIETLDRLAHLPGLVGVKDASGDPTRASTMAVRFGDRFTQLSGHDRSMLAFMATGGDGAISVVSNVAPMLTAAMIGAVRKSAYLEARRINAHLFPLIEALELESNPCPVKFALHCARGYSPAVRLPLVEVTEGTAARIRAAVAEIDSLEIDTSLVAERSLVPLSA
- the kdpF gene encoding K(+)-transporting ATPase subunit F — encoded protein: MILEYFLGAAVAVFITGYLLYALARPERF